In Bos indicus isolate NIAB-ARS_2022 breed Sahiwal x Tharparkar chromosome 19, NIAB-ARS_B.indTharparkar_mat_pri_1.0, whole genome shotgun sequence, the following proteins share a genomic window:
- the ITGA2B gene encoding integrin alpha-IIb isoform X3, whose amino-acid sequence MARALCLLRALWLLEWVQLLLGPGAMPPTWALNLDSVQFTVYTGPNGSHFGFSLDFYKNSNGSVYVVVGAPRTLGHSEEETGGVFLCPWKAEGGQCISLPFDLYDETRSIGTQTFQTFKAGQGLGASVVSWRDSIVACAPWQHWNVLDRNEEEAQKTPVGGCFVAQLQNGDRTEYSPCRDNKMSQFYERNHFRDDRRYCEAGFSSVVTQAGELVLGAPGGYYFVGYSVAVGNFDGNPNTTEYVFGAPTWSWTLGAVEILDSYHQMLHRLHGEQMASYFGHSVAVTDVNGDGRHDLLVGAPLYMESRADRKLAEVGRVYLFLQTRGARMLGAPNLLLTGTQLYGRFGSAIAPLGDLNRDGYNDVAVAAPCGGPNGQGQVLVYLGQSEGLNPSPSQVLDSPFPTGSGFGFSLRGATDIDDNGYPDLLVGAYGASKVVVYRAQPVVMVTVQLMVQDSLNPAVKTCVLSQTKTPVSCFNIQMCVGATGHNIPEKLHLNAELQLDRQKPRQGRRVLLLDSQQAGTILNLDLRGRHNPNCSTATAFLRDEADFRDKLSPIVLSFSVSLPPEKDGGAPALVLHGNTHVQEQTRIILDCGDDDLCVPQLQLTASVKGSPLLIGADNVLELQMDAANEGEGAYEAELTVYLPPGAHYMRAVSNMEGFERLICNQKKENETKVVLCELGNPMKSNAQIEVMMWVSVEKLEEAGEQVSFLLQIRSKNSQNPNSEMVELDVPVRAVAHVELRGNSFPASLVVAAEEGNGQNSSDSWGPKVEHTYELHNNGPGAVSGLRLNLYLPSQSQPSDLLYILDIHPQGGLQCASQPSPNPLQLEWRLPTPSPSPAHHKRDRRQAVLPEEKQPSRLQDPILVSCDSAPCTVVQCELQEMARGQRVMVTVLALLSRSILQERPLDQFVLQSHAWFNVSSFPYSVPALSLPSGEALVQTQLLRVSEEREIPMWWVLVGVLGGLLLLTFLILAMWKVGFFKRNRPPLEEDDEEE is encoded by the exons ATGGCCAGAGCTCTTTGTCTACTTCGTGCCCTCTGGCTTCTGGAGTGGGTGCAGCTGCTTTTGGGACCCGGTGCTATGCCTCCAACCTGGGCCTTGAACCTGGATTCAGTGCAGTTCACTGTCTACACAGGCCCTAATGGCAGCCACTTTGGGTTTTCACTGGACTTCTACAAGAACAGCAATGGGAG TGTGTACGTCGTGGTGGGCGCCCCACGGACCCTGGGCCACAGCGAGGAGGAGACCGGCGGCGTTTTCCTGTGCCCCTGGAAGGCCGAGGGCGGCCAGTGCATCTCGCTGCCCTTCGACCTCT ATGATGAAACACGAAGCATAGGCACCCAAACTTTCCAAACCTTCAAGGCCGGGCAAGGACTCGGGGCGTCGGTCGTTAGTTGGAGAGACAGCATTGTG GCCTGCGCCCCCTGGCAGCACTGGAACGTCCTAGATAGGAACGAGGAGGAGGCTCAGAAGACGCCCGTAGGTGGCTGCTTCGTGGCTCAGCTCCAAAACGGCGACCGCACAGAGTACTCGCCCTGCCGGGACAACAAAATGAGCCAGTTTTACGAGAGAAATCATTTCA GAGACGACAGGCGTTACTGCGAAGCCGGCTTCAGCTCGGTAGTCACTCAG GCTGGGGAGCTGGTGCTTGGGGCTCCTGGCGGGTACTATTTCGTAG GGTACTCCGTGGCCGTGGGCAACTTCGACGGAAATCCCAACACTACAG AGTATGTATTCGGTGCCCCCACCTGGAGTTGGACCCTGGGAGCG GTGGAAATTTTGGACTCGTACCACCAGATGCTGCACCGGCTGCATGGAGAGCAG ATGGCTTCATATTTTGGGCACTCAGTGGCCGTCACTGACGTCAATGGGGATGG GAGGCATGACCTCTTGGTGGGTGCACCACTGTACATGGAGAGCCGTGCTGACCGCAAGCTGGCCGAGGTGGGGCGTGTGTACTTGTTCCTGCAGACTCGAGGCGCCCGAATGCTGGGGGCCCCCAACCTACTGCTGACTGGCACACAGCTCTATGGGCGATTTGGCTCAGCCATTGCACCTCTGGGAGACCTCAATCGGGATGGCTACAACG ATGTCGCAGTAGCCGCCCCCTGTGGGGGTCCCAACGGTCAAGGCCAAGTGTTGGTGTACCTGGGTCAGAGTGAGGGGCTTAACCCGTCCCCCTCCCAGGTCCTAGACAGCCCCTTCCCCACAGGCTCTGGCTTTGGTTTCTCCCTTCGAGGTGCCACAGATATCGATGACAACGGATACCCAG ACCTGCTTGTGGGAGCTTACGGGGCCAGCAAGGTCGTGGTATACAG GGCTCAGCCGGTGGTGATGGTCACTGTCCAGCTGATGGTGCAAGATTCACTGAACCCTGCTGTGAAGACTTGTGTCCTGTCCCAGACCAAGACCCCAGTGAGCTG CTTTAACATCCAGATGTGTGTGGGAGCCACTGGGCACAACATTCCCGAGAAGCTGC ACCTGAATGCCGAGCTGCAGCTGGACCGGCAGAAGCCCCGCCAGGGCCGGCGGGTCCTACTGCTGGACTCTCAGCAGGCAGGCACCATCCTGAACCTGGATCTGAGAGGCAGACACAACCCCAACTGCTCCACCGCCACGGCCTTCCTTCGA GATGAGGCCGACTTCCGGGACAAGCTAAGCCCTATCGTGCTCAGCTTTAGTGTGTCCCTGCCGCCGGAGAAGGATGGAGGAGCCCCTGCTCTCGTGCTGCACGGAAACACCCACGTCCAGGAACAG ACCCGCATCATTCTGGACTGTGGGGACGATGATCTGTGTGTGCCGCAGCTGCAGCTCActgctagcgt GAAGGGCTCCCCACTCCTAATTGGAGCCGACAACGTGCTGGAGCTGCAAATGGATGCGGCCAATGAGGGTGAGGGAGCCTACGAGGCTGAGCTGACTGTGTACCTGCCCCCAGGCGCCCACTACATGCGGGCTGTCAGCAACATGGAG GGGTTTGAGAGACTCATCTGTAACCAGAAGAAGGAGAACGAGACCAAGGTGGTGCTGTGTGAGCTGGGCAACCCCATGAAGAGTAACGCCCAG ATAGAAGTCATGATGTGGGTGAGCGtggagaagctggaagaggctggGGAGCAGGTGTCCTTCCTGCTGCAGATCAGGAG CAAGAACAGCCAGAATCCAAATAGTGAGATGGTGGAGCTGGATGTGCCAGTCCGGGCAGTGGCCCACGTGGAGTTGAGAGG GAATTCCTTTCCAGCCTCCCTGGTGGTGGCTGCAGAAGAAGGGAATGGGCAGAACAGCTCTGACAGCTGGGGCCCCAAAGTGGAGCACACCTACGAG CTCCACAACAATGGCCCTGGTGCTGTAAGTGGTCTCCGCCTCAACCTCTACCTCCCCAGCCAGTCCCAGCCCTCAGACCTGCTCTACATCCTGGATATTCATCCACAGGGAGGCCTTCAGTGCGCCTCACAGCCCTCTCCCAACCCCCTCCAG CTGGAATGGAggctgcccacccccagcccttccccagcCCATCACAAGCGGGATCGCAGACAGGCGGTCCTGCCGGAGGAGAAGCAGCCCTCAAGGCTCCAAGATCCAATCTTGGTG AGCTGCGACTCGGCGCCCTGTACTGTGGTGCAGTGTGAGCTGCAGGAGATGGCACGCGGGCAGCGGGTCATGGTCACGGTGCTGGCCTTGCTGTCAAGGTCCATCCTCCAAGAG AGGCCCCTGGATCAGTTTGTGCTGCAGTCGCACGCTTGGTTCAACGTCTCCTCCTTTCCCTACTCCGTGCCTGCCCTCAGCCTGCCCAGCGGGGAAGCTCTG GTGCAGACGCAGCTGCTTCGGGTCTCGGAGGAGAGAGAGATTCCAATGTGGTGGGTGCTGGTAGGCGTGCTGGGCGGCCTGCTGCTGCTCACATTCCTGATCCTGGCCATGTGGAAG GTTGGCTTCTTCAAGCGGAATCGTCCACCCTTAGAAGAAGATGATGAAGAGGAGTGA
- the ITGA2B gene encoding integrin alpha-IIb isoform X2 → MARALCLLRALWLLEWVQLLLGPGAMPPTWALNLDSVQFTVYTGPNGSHFGFSLDFYKNSNGSVYVVVGAPRTLGHSEEETGGVFLCPWKAEGGQCISLPFDLYDETRSIGTQTFQTFKAGQGLGASVVSWRDSIVACAPWQHWNVLDRNEEEAQKTPVGGCFVAQLQNGDRTEYSPCRDNKMSQFYERNHFRDDRRYCEAGFSSVVTQAGELVLGAPGGYYFVGLLARAPIADIISSYRPSTLLWHVPTQFTYDQSHLQYYDGYRGYSVAVGNFDGNPNTTEYVFGAPTWSWTLGAVEILDSYHQMLHRLHGEQMASYFGHSVAVTDVNGDGRHDLLVGAPLYMESRADRKLAEVGRVYLFLQTRGARMLGAPNLLLTGTQLYGRFGSAIAPLGDLNRDGYNDVAVAAPCGGPNGQGQVLVYLGQSEGLNPSPSQVLDSPFPTGSGFGFSLRGATDIDDNGYPDLLVGAYGASKVVVYRAQPVVMVTVQLMVQDSLNPAVKTCVLSQTKTPVSCFNIQMCVGATGHNIPEKLHLNAELQLDRQKPRQGRRVLLLDSQQAGTILNLDLRGRHNPNCSTATAFLRDEADFRDKLSPIVLSFSVSLPPEKDGGAPALVLHGNTHVQEQTRIILDCGDDDLCVPQLQLTASVKGSPLLIGADNVLELQMDAANEGEGAYEAELTVYLPPGAHYMRAVSNMEGFERLICNQKKENETKVVLCELGNPMKSNAQIEVMMWVSVEKLEEAGEQVSFLLQIRSKNSQNPNSEMVELDVPVRAVAHVELRGNSFPASLVVAAEEGNGQNSSDSWGPKVEHTYELHNNGPGAVSGLRLNLYLPSQSQPSDLLYILDIHPQGGLQCASQPSPNPLQLEWRLPTPSPSPAHHKRDRRQAVLPEEKQPSRLQDPILVSCDSAPCTVVQCELQEMARGQRVMVTVLALLSRSILQERPLDQFVLQSHAWFNVSSFPYSVPALSLPSGEALVQTQLLRVSEEREIPMWWVLVGVLGGLLLLTFLILAMWKVGFFKRNRPPLEEDDEEE, encoded by the exons ATGGCCAGAGCTCTTTGTCTACTTCGTGCCCTCTGGCTTCTGGAGTGGGTGCAGCTGCTTTTGGGACCCGGTGCTATGCCTCCAACCTGGGCCTTGAACCTGGATTCAGTGCAGTTCACTGTCTACACAGGCCCTAATGGCAGCCACTTTGGGTTTTCACTGGACTTCTACAAGAACAGCAATGGGAG TGTGTACGTCGTGGTGGGCGCCCCACGGACCCTGGGCCACAGCGAGGAGGAGACCGGCGGCGTTTTCCTGTGCCCCTGGAAGGCCGAGGGCGGCCAGTGCATCTCGCTGCCCTTCGACCTCT ATGATGAAACACGAAGCATAGGCACCCAAACTTTCCAAACCTTCAAGGCCGGGCAAGGACTCGGGGCGTCGGTCGTTAGTTGGAGAGACAGCATTGTG GCCTGCGCCCCCTGGCAGCACTGGAACGTCCTAGATAGGAACGAGGAGGAGGCTCAGAAGACGCCCGTAGGTGGCTGCTTCGTGGCTCAGCTCCAAAACGGCGACCGCACAGAGTACTCGCCCTGCCGGGACAACAAAATGAGCCAGTTTTACGAGAGAAATCATTTCA GAGACGACAGGCGTTACTGCGAAGCCGGCTTCAGCTCGGTAGTCACTCAG GCTGGGGAGCTGGTGCTTGGGGCTCCTGGCGGGTACTATTTCGTAG GTCTCCTGGCGCGGGCTCCAATCGCCGATATCATCTCAAGTTACCGCCCAAGCACCCTTTTGTGGCACGTGCCCACCCAGTTCACCTACGACCAGAGTCACTTACAATACTACGACGGCTACCGGG GGTACTCCGTGGCCGTGGGCAACTTCGACGGAAATCCCAACACTACAG AGTATGTATTCGGTGCCCCCACCTGGAGTTGGACCCTGGGAGCG GTGGAAATTTTGGACTCGTACCACCAGATGCTGCACCGGCTGCATGGAGAGCAG ATGGCTTCATATTTTGGGCACTCAGTGGCCGTCACTGACGTCAATGGGGATGG GAGGCATGACCTCTTGGTGGGTGCACCACTGTACATGGAGAGCCGTGCTGACCGCAAGCTGGCCGAGGTGGGGCGTGTGTACTTGTTCCTGCAGACTCGAGGCGCCCGAATGCTGGGGGCCCCCAACCTACTGCTGACTGGCACACAGCTCTATGGGCGATTTGGCTCAGCCATTGCACCTCTGGGAGACCTCAATCGGGATGGCTACAACG ATGTCGCAGTAGCCGCCCCCTGTGGGGGTCCCAACGGTCAAGGCCAAGTGTTGGTGTACCTGGGTCAGAGTGAGGGGCTTAACCCGTCCCCCTCCCAGGTCCTAGACAGCCCCTTCCCCACAGGCTCTGGCTTTGGTTTCTCCCTTCGAGGTGCCACAGATATCGATGACAACGGATACCCAG ACCTGCTTGTGGGAGCTTACGGGGCCAGCAAGGTCGTGGTATACAG GGCTCAGCCGGTGGTGATGGTCACTGTCCAGCTGATGGTGCAAGATTCACTGAACCCTGCTGTGAAGACTTGTGTCCTGTCCCAGACCAAGACCCCAGTGAGCTG CTTTAACATCCAGATGTGTGTGGGAGCCACTGGGCACAACATTCCCGAGAAGCTGC ACCTGAATGCCGAGCTGCAGCTGGACCGGCAGAAGCCCCGCCAGGGCCGGCGGGTCCTACTGCTGGACTCTCAGCAGGCAGGCACCATCCTGAACCTGGATCTGAGAGGCAGACACAACCCCAACTGCTCCACCGCCACGGCCTTCCTTCGA GATGAGGCCGACTTCCGGGACAAGCTAAGCCCTATCGTGCTCAGCTTTAGTGTGTCCCTGCCGCCGGAGAAGGATGGAGGAGCCCCTGCTCTCGTGCTGCACGGAAACACCCACGTCCAGGAACAG ACCCGCATCATTCTGGACTGTGGGGACGATGATCTGTGTGTGCCGCAGCTGCAGCTCActgctagcgt GAAGGGCTCCCCACTCCTAATTGGAGCCGACAACGTGCTGGAGCTGCAAATGGATGCGGCCAATGAGGGTGAGGGAGCCTACGAGGCTGAGCTGACTGTGTACCTGCCCCCAGGCGCCCACTACATGCGGGCTGTCAGCAACATGGAG GGGTTTGAGAGACTCATCTGTAACCAGAAGAAGGAGAACGAGACCAAGGTGGTGCTGTGTGAGCTGGGCAACCCCATGAAGAGTAACGCCCAG ATAGAAGTCATGATGTGGGTGAGCGtggagaagctggaagaggctggGGAGCAGGTGTCCTTCCTGCTGCAGATCAGGAG CAAGAACAGCCAGAATCCAAATAGTGAGATGGTGGAGCTGGATGTGCCAGTCCGGGCAGTGGCCCACGTGGAGTTGAGAGG GAATTCCTTTCCAGCCTCCCTGGTGGTGGCTGCAGAAGAAGGGAATGGGCAGAACAGCTCTGACAGCTGGGGCCCCAAAGTGGAGCACACCTACGAG CTCCACAACAATGGCCCTGGTGCTGTAAGTGGTCTCCGCCTCAACCTCTACCTCCCCAGCCAGTCCCAGCCCTCAGACCTGCTCTACATCCTGGATATTCATCCACAGGGAGGCCTTCAGTGCGCCTCACAGCCCTCTCCCAACCCCCTCCAG CTGGAATGGAggctgcccacccccagcccttccccagcCCATCACAAGCGGGATCGCAGACAGGCGGTCCTGCCGGAGGAGAAGCAGCCCTCAAGGCTCCAAGATCCAATCTTGGTG AGCTGCGACTCGGCGCCCTGTACTGTGGTGCAGTGTGAGCTGCAGGAGATGGCACGCGGGCAGCGGGTCATGGTCACGGTGCTGGCCTTGCTGTCAAGGTCCATCCTCCAAGAG AGGCCCCTGGATCAGTTTGTGCTGCAGTCGCACGCTTGGTTCAACGTCTCCTCCTTTCCCTACTCCGTGCCTGCCCTCAGCCTGCCCAGCGGGGAAGCTCTG GTGCAGACGCAGCTGCTTCGGGTCTCGGAGGAGAGAGAGATTCCAATGTGGTGGGTGCTGGTAGGCGTGCTGGGCGGCCTGCTGCTGCTCACATTCCTGATCCTGGCCATGTGGAAG GTTGGCTTCTTCAAGCGGAATCGTCCACCCTTAGAAGAAGATGATGAAGAGGAGTGA
- the ITGA2B gene encoding integrin alpha-IIb isoform X1, which translates to MARALCLLRALWLLEWVQLLLGPGAMPPTWALNLDSVQFTVYTGPNGSHFGFSLDFYKNSNGSVYVVVGAPRTLGHSEEETGGVFLCPWKAEGGQCISLPFDLYDETRSIGTQTFQTFKAGQGLGASVVSWRDSIVACAPWQHWNVLDRNEEEAQKTPVGGCFVAQLQNGDRTEYSPCRDNKMSQFYERNHFRDDRRYCEAGFSSVVTQAGELVLGAPGGYYFVGTCPSVHLPPFSRPGQTPDSWAPIPTVARALGLLARAPIADIISSYRPSTLLWHVPTQFTYDQSHLQYYDGYRGYSVAVGNFDGNPNTTEYVFGAPTWSWTLGAVEILDSYHQMLHRLHGEQMASYFGHSVAVTDVNGDGRHDLLVGAPLYMESRADRKLAEVGRVYLFLQTRGARMLGAPNLLLTGTQLYGRFGSAIAPLGDLNRDGYNDVAVAAPCGGPNGQGQVLVYLGQSEGLNPSPSQVLDSPFPTGSGFGFSLRGATDIDDNGYPDLLVGAYGASKVVVYRAQPVVMVTVQLMVQDSLNPAVKTCVLSQTKTPVSCFNIQMCVGATGHNIPEKLHLNAELQLDRQKPRQGRRVLLLDSQQAGTILNLDLRGRHNPNCSTATAFLRDEADFRDKLSPIVLSFSVSLPPEKDGGAPALVLHGNTHVQEQTRIILDCGDDDLCVPQLQLTASVKGSPLLIGADNVLELQMDAANEGEGAYEAELTVYLPPGAHYMRAVSNMEGFERLICNQKKENETKVVLCELGNPMKSNAQIEVMMWVSVEKLEEAGEQVSFLLQIRSKNSQNPNSEMVELDVPVRAVAHVELRGNSFPASLVVAAEEGNGQNSSDSWGPKVEHTYELHNNGPGAVSGLRLNLYLPSQSQPSDLLYILDIHPQGGLQCASQPSPNPLQLEWRLPTPSPSPAHHKRDRRQAVLPEEKQPSRLQDPILVSCDSAPCTVVQCELQEMARGQRVMVTVLALLSRSILQERPLDQFVLQSHAWFNVSSFPYSVPALSLPSGEALVQTQLLRVSEEREIPMWWVLVGVLGGLLLLTFLILAMWKVGFFKRNRPPLEEDDEEE; encoded by the exons ATGGCCAGAGCTCTTTGTCTACTTCGTGCCCTCTGGCTTCTGGAGTGGGTGCAGCTGCTTTTGGGACCCGGTGCTATGCCTCCAACCTGGGCCTTGAACCTGGATTCAGTGCAGTTCACTGTCTACACAGGCCCTAATGGCAGCCACTTTGGGTTTTCACTGGACTTCTACAAGAACAGCAATGGGAG TGTGTACGTCGTGGTGGGCGCCCCACGGACCCTGGGCCACAGCGAGGAGGAGACCGGCGGCGTTTTCCTGTGCCCCTGGAAGGCCGAGGGCGGCCAGTGCATCTCGCTGCCCTTCGACCTCT ATGATGAAACACGAAGCATAGGCACCCAAACTTTCCAAACCTTCAAGGCCGGGCAAGGACTCGGGGCGTCGGTCGTTAGTTGGAGAGACAGCATTGTG GCCTGCGCCCCCTGGCAGCACTGGAACGTCCTAGATAGGAACGAGGAGGAGGCTCAGAAGACGCCCGTAGGTGGCTGCTTCGTGGCTCAGCTCCAAAACGGCGACCGCACAGAGTACTCGCCCTGCCGGGACAACAAAATGAGCCAGTTTTACGAGAGAAATCATTTCA GAGACGACAGGCGTTACTGCGAAGCCGGCTTCAGCTCGGTAGTCACTCAG GCTGGGGAGCTGGTGCTTGGGGCTCCTGGCGGGTACTATTTCGTAGGTACGTGCCCATCCGTacacctccctcccttctctcgaCCCGGGCAGACCCCAGACTCCTGGGCGCCCATACCAACTGTCGCACGCGCCCTAGGTCTCCTGGCGCGGGCTCCAATCGCCGATATCATCTCAAGTTACCGCCCAAGCACCCTTTTGTGGCACGTGCCCACCCAGTTCACCTACGACCAGAGTCACTTACAATACTACGACGGCTACCGGG GGTACTCCGTGGCCGTGGGCAACTTCGACGGAAATCCCAACACTACAG AGTATGTATTCGGTGCCCCCACCTGGAGTTGGACCCTGGGAGCG GTGGAAATTTTGGACTCGTACCACCAGATGCTGCACCGGCTGCATGGAGAGCAG ATGGCTTCATATTTTGGGCACTCAGTGGCCGTCACTGACGTCAATGGGGATGG GAGGCATGACCTCTTGGTGGGTGCACCACTGTACATGGAGAGCCGTGCTGACCGCAAGCTGGCCGAGGTGGGGCGTGTGTACTTGTTCCTGCAGACTCGAGGCGCCCGAATGCTGGGGGCCCCCAACCTACTGCTGACTGGCACACAGCTCTATGGGCGATTTGGCTCAGCCATTGCACCTCTGGGAGACCTCAATCGGGATGGCTACAACG ATGTCGCAGTAGCCGCCCCCTGTGGGGGTCCCAACGGTCAAGGCCAAGTGTTGGTGTACCTGGGTCAGAGTGAGGGGCTTAACCCGTCCCCCTCCCAGGTCCTAGACAGCCCCTTCCCCACAGGCTCTGGCTTTGGTTTCTCCCTTCGAGGTGCCACAGATATCGATGACAACGGATACCCAG ACCTGCTTGTGGGAGCTTACGGGGCCAGCAAGGTCGTGGTATACAG GGCTCAGCCGGTGGTGATGGTCACTGTCCAGCTGATGGTGCAAGATTCACTGAACCCTGCTGTGAAGACTTGTGTCCTGTCCCAGACCAAGACCCCAGTGAGCTG CTTTAACATCCAGATGTGTGTGGGAGCCACTGGGCACAACATTCCCGAGAAGCTGC ACCTGAATGCCGAGCTGCAGCTGGACCGGCAGAAGCCCCGCCAGGGCCGGCGGGTCCTACTGCTGGACTCTCAGCAGGCAGGCACCATCCTGAACCTGGATCTGAGAGGCAGACACAACCCCAACTGCTCCACCGCCACGGCCTTCCTTCGA GATGAGGCCGACTTCCGGGACAAGCTAAGCCCTATCGTGCTCAGCTTTAGTGTGTCCCTGCCGCCGGAGAAGGATGGAGGAGCCCCTGCTCTCGTGCTGCACGGAAACACCCACGTCCAGGAACAG ACCCGCATCATTCTGGACTGTGGGGACGATGATCTGTGTGTGCCGCAGCTGCAGCTCActgctagcgt GAAGGGCTCCCCACTCCTAATTGGAGCCGACAACGTGCTGGAGCTGCAAATGGATGCGGCCAATGAGGGTGAGGGAGCCTACGAGGCTGAGCTGACTGTGTACCTGCCCCCAGGCGCCCACTACATGCGGGCTGTCAGCAACATGGAG GGGTTTGAGAGACTCATCTGTAACCAGAAGAAGGAGAACGAGACCAAGGTGGTGCTGTGTGAGCTGGGCAACCCCATGAAGAGTAACGCCCAG ATAGAAGTCATGATGTGGGTGAGCGtggagaagctggaagaggctggGGAGCAGGTGTCCTTCCTGCTGCAGATCAGGAG CAAGAACAGCCAGAATCCAAATAGTGAGATGGTGGAGCTGGATGTGCCAGTCCGGGCAGTGGCCCACGTGGAGTTGAGAGG GAATTCCTTTCCAGCCTCCCTGGTGGTGGCTGCAGAAGAAGGGAATGGGCAGAACAGCTCTGACAGCTGGGGCCCCAAAGTGGAGCACACCTACGAG CTCCACAACAATGGCCCTGGTGCTGTAAGTGGTCTCCGCCTCAACCTCTACCTCCCCAGCCAGTCCCAGCCCTCAGACCTGCTCTACATCCTGGATATTCATCCACAGGGAGGCCTTCAGTGCGCCTCACAGCCCTCTCCCAACCCCCTCCAG CTGGAATGGAggctgcccacccccagcccttccccagcCCATCACAAGCGGGATCGCAGACAGGCGGTCCTGCCGGAGGAGAAGCAGCCCTCAAGGCTCCAAGATCCAATCTTGGTG AGCTGCGACTCGGCGCCCTGTACTGTGGTGCAGTGTGAGCTGCAGGAGATGGCACGCGGGCAGCGGGTCATGGTCACGGTGCTGGCCTTGCTGTCAAGGTCCATCCTCCAAGAG AGGCCCCTGGATCAGTTTGTGCTGCAGTCGCACGCTTGGTTCAACGTCTCCTCCTTTCCCTACTCCGTGCCTGCCCTCAGCCTGCCCAGCGGGGAAGCTCTG GTGCAGACGCAGCTGCTTCGGGTCTCGGAGGAGAGAGAGATTCCAATGTGGTGGGTGCTGGTAGGCGTGCTGGGCGGCCTGCTGCTGCTCACATTCCTGATCCTGGCCATGTGGAAG GTTGGCTTCTTCAAGCGGAATCGTCCACCCTTAGAAGAAGATGATGAAGAGGAGTGA